In the genome of Azospirillum thermophilum, one region contains:
- a CDS encoding 3'-5' exonuclease: MPTLDLPPDPVADALPATGPLVIVDLEWTAWEGSHARGWSEPWEWREVINIGAVRVDAGAGFRETDAFDTLVLPVRNPVLSPYITRLTGITNDRLAAEAIPFSKAMHRFAAFCADGAPVVMNGYDGLILRENCALAGIPEPPVLRRTVNLRPLLARVLGCEASLVVSALLPDLLGIAGPPHRHAGIWDARAIAAALTELRHRGLV; the protein is encoded by the coding sequence GTGCCGACGCTCGACCTGCCTCCCGATCCCGTCGCGGATGCGCTGCCGGCAACCGGGCCGCTGGTGATCGTGGATCTCGAGTGGACGGCCTGGGAAGGGTCCCATGCCCGGGGCTGGAGCGAGCCCTGGGAATGGCGGGAGGTCATCAACATCGGTGCGGTCCGTGTCGATGCCGGGGCCGGCTTCCGCGAGACCGATGCCTTCGACACGTTGGTTCTGCCGGTGCGCAACCCGGTCCTGTCGCCCTACATCACGCGCCTTACCGGCATCACCAATGACCGCCTTGCGGCGGAGGCCATCCCATTTTCCAAAGCCATGCATCGCTTTGCCGCCTTTTGCGCGGACGGGGCGCCTGTGGTTATGAACGGTTACGACGGCCTGATCCTGCGCGAGAACTGCGCCCTTGCCGGCATTCCCGAGCCCCCCGTCCTTCGGCGGACGGTGAATCTGCGGCCGCTGCTCGCCCGCGTCCTCGGTTGCGAGGCCTCCCTGGTGGTAAGCGCCTTGCTTCCCGACCTTCTCGGGATAGCCGGACCGCCCCATCGCCATGCCGGCATCTGGGACGCCCGCGCCATCGCCGCCGCCTTGACCGAGTTGCGCCACCGGGGATTGGTCTGA
- a CDS encoding class I SAM-dependent methyltransferase, which translates to MAEYMASSAYQAAVLEGTVGIIDLRLDTGTWRIAGRFPCFKGDSAIWIPFEPARGLKLVFGEGKVNHDVLDRLRGVESPALPRLYDVFDVDIEYTPPQGVPADEAGAASMPAVALVMENCQEGPRFYSSNCSVNFPHIEECVKEFARLQLVPIDDWTKLTNMVGGRVVDCQEFRHLPERYAFDDTGFDRPALKSYVDAFVDRINRHCVANGIKPSGPPTYQGFRFRSGYEIPGYSSDGLEYDSYRKLPFVPLQGVTGKRVLELGSNLGFFPFQAAIHGAAEVTGVELLEEEHGFARTLNERFFRFDNVEFLRADLLDFVAGVSKPYDLVLLLSVIHTVFPGYTQPELDAFFARMASITTSFCFETPVYYRLMPGGPEYVAQVLQRHFRVVRLVYVYKAYKMGQRAIFFCYS; encoded by the coding sequence GTGGCCGAGTACATGGCCTCCAGCGCCTATCAGGCGGCAGTCCTGGAAGGTACGGTGGGCATCATCGACCTGCGGCTGGACACCGGGACTTGGCGGATTGCCGGGCGCTTTCCCTGCTTCAAGGGGGACTCGGCGATCTGGATTCCTTTCGAGCCCGCCCGTGGCCTCAAGCTCGTCTTCGGCGAGGGCAAGGTGAACCACGACGTGCTAGACAGGCTGCGCGGCGTGGAGTCCCCGGCATTGCCCAGGCTTTACGACGTGTTCGACGTTGATATCGAGTACACGCCGCCCCAGGGCGTCCCTGCGGACGAGGCCGGCGCGGCCTCCATGCCCGCCGTGGCGCTGGTCATGGAAAATTGCCAGGAAGGACCTCGCTTCTACTCCAGCAACTGCAGCGTCAACTTCCCGCACATCGAGGAGTGCGTGAAGGAGTTCGCACGGCTGCAGCTTGTGCCCATCGACGACTGGACGAAGCTGACCAACATGGTCGGCGGGCGCGTCGTCGATTGCCAGGAGTTCCGTCACCTGCCCGAGCGTTACGCGTTCGACGACACGGGCTTCGACCGGCCGGCCCTGAAAAGCTACGTGGACGCGTTCGTCGACCGGATCAACCGCCACTGCGTCGCCAACGGCATCAAGCCTTCGGGACCGCCGACCTACCAGGGCTTCCGGTTCCGCAGCGGCTACGAGATCCCAGGCTACTCCTCCGACGGGCTGGAATATGATTCCTACCGCAAGCTGCCATTCGTGCCGCTACAGGGCGTCACCGGCAAGCGGGTCCTGGAACTGGGATCGAATCTTGGATTCTTCCCATTCCAGGCGGCCATCCATGGCGCCGCCGAAGTGACCGGCGTGGAGCTTCTGGAGGAAGAGCACGGCTTCGCCAGGACGCTCAACGAGCGCTTCTTCCGCTTCGACAATGTCGAGTTCCTGCGCGCCGACCTCCTCGACTTCGTCGCCGGCGTCAGCAAACCCTACGACCTCGTGCTCCTACTGTCGGTGATCCATACGGTCTTCCCCGGCTACACCCAGCCGGAGCTCGATGCCTTCTTCGCCCGCATGGCATCAATCACCACGAGCTTCTGCTTCGAAACCCCGGTCTATTACCGCCTGATGCCGGGAGGCCCGGAATACGTCGCCCAGGTGCTGCAGCGGCATTTCCGCGTGGTCCGGCTGGTCTATGTCTACAAGGCCTACAAGATGGGGCAGCGCGCCATCTTCTTCTGCTATTCCTGA
- a CDS encoding SDR family oxidoreductase, translated as MTVPAGEKPDLPTRGRMAKLFALDGRVALVTGASRGIGRAIAEGLADAGATVVGVGRTPASDLPETAFLYRSLDVTDADAVAALCKEMAGRFGRFDILVNAAAISLKPAPDATGRLAAFDATLNANLRAPYACCLAAAEQMDQGGSIINVTSINSVLGFPGNPGYVAAKGGLRQLTRALAVDLGPRGIRVNNLAPGYVRTAMTEASYSDPALHAQRLRHMILPRWGEPADLQGAAVFLASEASAYVTGQDLFVDGGWTAKGLT; from the coding sequence ATGACCGTTCCCGCCGGGGAAAAGCCGGACCTGCCGACGCGCGGGCGCATGGCGAAGCTGTTCGCGCTGGACGGCCGGGTGGCGCTGGTCACCGGCGCATCGCGCGGTATCGGCCGGGCCATCGCGGAAGGATTGGCTGACGCGGGCGCCACGGTTGTCGGCGTCGGGCGGACACCGGCCAGCGACCTGCCGGAGACCGCGTTCCTGTATCGAAGCCTCGACGTCACCGATGCCGATGCGGTAGCGGCCTTGTGCAAGGAGATGGCCGGGCGGTTCGGCCGGTTCGACATCCTGGTCAACGCCGCCGCCATCTCGCTGAAGCCGGCTCCGGACGCCACGGGGCGCCTTGCCGCCTTCGACGCTACGCTGAATGCCAACCTGCGCGCCCCTTACGCCTGCTGCCTCGCCGCGGCCGAGCAGATGGATCAGGGGGGCTCGATCATCAACGTGACCAGCATCAACAGCGTGCTCGGCTTCCCCGGAAACCCGGGCTACGTGGCAGCCAAGGGCGGTTTGCGGCAGTTGACCCGGGCCCTGGCGGTCGATCTCGGCCCCCGCGGAATCCGGGTCAACAATCTGGCTCCCGGCTATGTCCGGACGGCGATGACCGAGGCCAGCTATTCGGACCCGGCTCTGCACGCGCAGCGGTTGCGTCACATGATCCTCCCCCGCTGGGGGGAGCCGGCCGATCTGCAGGGGGCCGCCGTGTTCCTCGCATCGGAGGCATCGGCCTACGTAACCGGACAGGATCTCTTTGTCGACGGCGGCTGGACCGCCAAAGGACTGACATGA
- a CDS encoding sugar phosphate isomerase/epimerase family protein: MTTDDMTTDEAPGGRAVIGIMQGRMLPPFEGRFQAFPAGQWEREFPLAADAGLDCIEWIYEVPNEHANPLGSEAGIMAIRRCVKETGVTVRSICADYYMVRRLVAPDGTVDKDALAHLTGLIGRARMVGARHIVLPFVDSSRLATPKEVAGAAAALTTAAPAAADAGIELHLETDLPPAAFAGLLERIGHPMVRANYDIGNSASLGYEPAEELRALAPWLGSIHVKDRLHGGGTVPLGTGSADFPTCFRGFRAAGYDRHYILQAARGEAGDEVAWARANRRFVETRLAEAAAEA, from the coding sequence ATGACGACAGACGACATGACGACGGACGAGGCGCCAGGCGGTCGTGCGGTCATCGGGATCATGCAGGGGCGGATGCTGCCGCCCTTCGAGGGCCGTTTCCAGGCCTTCCCGGCCGGGCAGTGGGAGCGGGAGTTTCCGCTCGCCGCAGATGCCGGGCTCGACTGCATCGAGTGGATCTACGAAGTGCCGAACGAGCACGCCAACCCGCTCGGCAGCGAGGCCGGGATCATGGCGATCCGCCGCTGCGTGAAAGAAACCGGGGTGACGGTCCGTTCGATCTGTGCCGACTACTACATGGTCCGCCGCCTCGTCGCCCCGGACGGAACGGTGGATAAGGACGCGCTTGCCCACCTGACAGGGCTGATCGGACGGGCGCGTATGGTCGGTGCCCGCCACATCGTGCTGCCCTTCGTCGACTCCTCGCGGCTGGCAACCCCGAAGGAGGTCGCGGGCGCCGCCGCCGCTCTGACCACGGCTGCCCCGGCCGCCGCCGATGCGGGCATTGAACTGCACCTGGAGACCGACCTGCCGCCCGCAGCCTTCGCCGGCCTGCTTGAGCGCATCGGGCATCCGATGGTGCGGGCCAATTACGACATCGGGAACAGCGCCTCCCTCGGTTACGAACCGGCGGAGGAACTCCGGGCCCTGGCTCCCTGGCTGGGCAGCATCCATGTGAAGGACCGGCTTCACGGCGGCGGTACCGTCCCGCTCGGAACCGGGTCCGCCGACTTCCCGACCTGCTTTCGCGGGTTCCGCGCCGCCGGATATGACCGGCACTACATCCTGCAGGCTGCGCGCGGCGAGGCCGGGGACGAAGTGGCGTGGGCGCGTGCGAACCGGCGCTTCGTCGAAACCCGTCTCGCCGAAGCCGCGGCGGAGGCGTAG
- a CDS encoding SDR family NAD(P)-dependent oxidoreductase — protein sequence MDLHLADKAVLVTGASRGIGLAVARTFLKEGARVVLTARGTEGLATAQAVLESEIPGARIATIAADMTDAEAIDRVVRQAEDAQGPLEAVVANVGSGTSRAGVVLDRSDWTRGLDANLVGAMLLASRVLPGMTARGSGSLTFIASIAGVEAINAPVIYSAAKAGLAMAAKTLARQVARQGVRVNAVAPGNVLAPGGSWERKMAERPEWCAQYIDAEVPLGRFARAEEIADMVVFLASARASFMTGSMVVVDGGQTRSL from the coding sequence ATGGACCTGCATCTGGCGGACAAAGCCGTTCTGGTGACCGGGGCCAGCCGCGGCATCGGGTTGGCCGTCGCCCGCACCTTCCTCAAGGAAGGCGCCCGCGTCGTCCTGACGGCACGCGGCACGGAGGGTCTGGCCACGGCGCAGGCCGTACTGGAAAGCGAAATCCCCGGCGCCCGCATCGCAACGATCGCTGCCGACATGACCGACGCCGAGGCCATCGACCGGGTCGTCCGGCAGGCGGAAGACGCGCAGGGGCCGCTGGAGGCGGTCGTCGCCAACGTCGGCAGCGGAACGAGCCGCGCAGGGGTCGTGCTGGACCGCTCCGACTGGACCCGGGGGCTCGACGCCAATCTGGTGGGAGCGATGCTGCTGGCGTCACGCGTCCTGCCCGGCATGACCGCGCGGGGAAGCGGCAGCCTGACCTTCATCGCCTCCATTGCCGGAGTCGAGGCGATCAACGCGCCCGTCATTTATTCGGCAGCCAAGGCGGGCCTGGCCATGGCGGCGAAGACCCTGGCCCGCCAGGTTGCCCGGCAGGGTGTCCGGGTGAACGCCGTAGCTCCCGGCAACGTGCTGGCTCCCGGCGGCAGTTGGGAGCGCAAGATGGCGGAACGCCCGGAGTGGTGCGCGCAATACATCGATGCCGAGGTTCCGCTCGGCCGTTTCGCACGGGCGGAGGAGATCGCCGACATGGTGGTGTTCCTGGCCTCTGCCCGTGCCAGCTTCATGACAGGATCGATGGTGGTGGTGGATGGCGGACAAACACGCAGCCTCTGA
- a CDS encoding SDR family oxidoreductase, protein MTGRTVVVTGGAGLLGRRHAAAAAELGATVVLLDLDGEAAAAAAAGLPGAIGLACDITRPPAVEAALACILDRTGRIDALVNNAANNPKVEDGAGGGHWSRLENLPLEVWNQDIAVGLTGAFLCSRVFGSRMAEAGSGVILNIASDLAVIGPDQRLYRQPGLTDDRQPSKPVTYSVVKAGLLGLTRYLATYWAERGVRCNALLPGGVSNGQDPAFVARLAERIPLGRMAEPDEYKAAVAFLISDASSYMTGATVSVDGGRTCW, encoded by the coding sequence ATGACCGGGCGCACGGTCGTCGTCACCGGTGGTGCCGGGCTGCTCGGGCGCCGTCACGCGGCCGCCGCGGCCGAACTGGGGGCGACGGTCGTCCTCCTGGATCTCGACGGCGAGGCCGCAGCCGCAGCCGCGGCCGGGCTGCCGGGCGCCATCGGGCTTGCCTGCGACATCACCCGGCCCCCGGCGGTCGAGGCGGCCCTGGCATGCATCCTGGATAGGACGGGCCGGATCGACGCACTGGTCAACAATGCGGCCAACAATCCCAAGGTCGAGGACGGAGCCGGCGGCGGCCACTGGTCGCGATTGGAAAACCTGCCGCTGGAGGTGTGGAACCAGGACATCGCGGTGGGGTTGACCGGCGCCTTTCTGTGCTCGCGCGTCTTCGGCTCCCGGATGGCGGAGGCCGGGTCCGGCGTGATCCTGAACATCGCTTCGGACTTGGCCGTCATCGGACCGGACCAAAGGCTCTACCGTCAGCCTGGCCTCACGGACGACCGGCAGCCCAGCAAGCCGGTCACCTATTCGGTGGTCAAGGCCGGCCTGCTCGGGTTGACGCGCTACCTTGCCACCTACTGGGCGGAGCGGGGTGTGCGCTGCAACGCCCTGCTGCCCGGAGGCGTATCCAACGGCCAGGACCCCGCCTTCGTGGCACGGCTCGCCGAACGCATCCCCTTGGGGCGCATGGCCGAGCCCGACGAATACAAGGCCGCCGTGGCCTTCCTGATCTCGGACGCCTCATCCTACATGACAGGCGCCACCGTCTCGGTCGACGGCGGGCGCACCTGCTGGTGA
- the istB gene encoding IS21-like element helper ATPase IstB, with the protein MSTGAASTLDRIRHHLVGLKMPRALEVLEHLLRQLERGEISALEAIDALLDAELSLREGRRVKTALKMSRLLDIKTLAGFDFSFQPSLDRNRILTLAQLDFIDRHEVVHFLGQPGCGKTHLAIALGVEAVKAGRSVYFTTLADLVSSLSKAEREGSLRERIRFLCRPQLLVVDEIGYLPVIAGGGNLFFQLVNARYERGAMILTSNRGFSEWSEVFGDTVVATALLDRLLHHAVVVRIEGASYRLRRHADLIPDPFTARPAVQPAAAAPRRRGRPPKHRPTEVAANP; encoded by the coding sequence ATGAGCACGGGAGCCGCCTCCACCCTCGATCGCATCCGCCACCACCTCGTCGGCCTCAAGATGCCACGCGCGCTCGAAGTGCTGGAGCACCTGCTGCGCCAGCTCGAACGCGGCGAGATCTCCGCCCTGGAGGCCATCGACGCCCTGCTCGACGCCGAGTTGAGCCTGCGCGAGGGGCGTCGGGTCAAGACGGCGCTGAAGATGAGCCGCCTGCTCGACATCAAGACGCTGGCTGGCTTCGACTTCTCCTTCCAGCCCTCACTCGACCGCAACCGCATCCTGACCCTGGCGCAGCTCGACTTCATCGACCGCCACGAGGTGGTGCACTTCCTCGGCCAGCCGGGTTGCGGCAAGACGCACCTGGCGATCGCCCTGGGCGTCGAGGCGGTGAAGGCGGGACGGAGCGTCTACTTCACCACGCTGGCCGACCTGGTCAGCTCGCTGTCCAAAGCGGAGCGGGAGGGCAGCCTGCGCGAGCGGATCCGCTTCCTGTGCCGGCCCCAGCTGCTGGTGGTGGACGAGATCGGCTATCTGCCGGTGATCGCCGGCGGCGGCAACCTGTTCTTCCAGCTGGTCAACGCCCGTTACGAGCGCGGCGCCATGATCCTGACCTCCAACCGCGGCTTCTCGGAGTGGAGCGAGGTGTTCGGCGACACCGTGGTTGCCACGGCGTTGCTGGACCGGTTGCTGCACCACGCCGTCGTCGTGCGGATCGAAGGCGCCAGTTACCGGCTGCGTCGGCATGCTGATCTGATCCCCGACCCCTTCACCGCCCGCCCGGCGGTTCAGCCCGCTGCCGCTGCTCCTCGGCGCCGCGGCCGGCCACCCAAACATCGCCCGACAGAAGTCGCCGCCAACCCGTGA
- the istA gene encoding IS21 family transposase gives MVTLGELVMILDLARQGLSVSAIARRTGRDRKTVRKYIERGLEPPAYKPRQPAPSLLRPFEAYLRERVARFPELTGRRLWREVRDLGFTGGYSTVTEFLRTVRPPPDLTFERRFETPTGKQAQVDFAFFKTTFTDEPGAERVVWLFSLVLGHSRMMWGRFVPRQDLATVLRCHVAAFDALGGVPEQILYDRMKTAVLGEVDEKGIAYNAKLLALAAHYGFLPKACKPYRAKTKGKVERPFRYVREDFFLARSFRSIDDLNAQFAQWLDQVANRRVHGTTGRIVAEHFAEERLALKPLPAGPYTAVLGLDRRITKDGMVSVGGNLYSVPDGTRRRSVEVQLTANEVHILEDGRLIAAHPVQEGRGKRRIAEGHRTLPPPSNSTTPRQGVAPPPSTSDVVTPRSLAIYDAIARRLADGEVAR, from the coding sequence GTGGTCACCCTTGGGGAGCTTGTCATGATCCTGGACCTCGCCCGGCAGGGGCTGTCCGTCTCCGCCATCGCCCGCCGCACCGGCCGCGACCGCAAGACGGTCCGCAAGTACATCGAACGCGGTCTCGAGCCGCCCGCCTACAAACCACGCCAACCCGCCCCCTCGCTCCTGCGCCCCTTCGAGGCTTACCTGCGCGAGCGCGTCGCACGCTTTCCTGAACTCACCGGGCGACGCCTCTGGCGCGAGGTCCGCGACCTCGGCTTCACCGGCGGCTACTCCACCGTCACTGAGTTCCTGCGCACCGTCCGCCCGCCACCCGACCTCACCTTCGAGCGCCGCTTCGAGACGCCGACCGGCAAGCAGGCGCAGGTGGACTTCGCCTTCTTCAAGACCACCTTCACCGACGAGCCGGGGGCCGAGCGCGTGGTCTGGCTCTTCTCCCTGGTGCTCGGCCACAGCCGCATGATGTGGGGCCGCTTCGTCCCGCGTCAGGACCTCGCCACCGTGCTGCGCTGCCACGTCGCCGCCTTCGACGCGCTTGGCGGCGTGCCCGAGCAGATCCTCTATGACCGCATGAAGACCGCCGTCCTGGGCGAGGTCGACGAGAAGGGCATCGCCTACAACGCCAAGCTTCTGGCGCTGGCGGCGCACTACGGCTTCCTGCCGAAGGCCTGCAAGCCGTACCGGGCGAAGACCAAGGGCAAGGTCGAGCGGCCGTTCCGCTACGTGCGCGAGGACTTCTTCCTGGCCCGCAGTTTCCGCAGCATTGACGACCTCAACGCCCAGTTCGCCCAGTGGCTCGACCAGGTGGCCAACCGCCGGGTGCACGGCACCACCGGCCGCATCGTCGCCGAGCACTTCGCCGAGGAGCGCCTCGCCCTCAAGCCGCTGCCGGCCGGCCCCTACACCGCCGTGCTCGGTCTCGACCGGCGGATCACCAAGGACGGCATGGTCTCCGTCGGCGGCAACCTGTACTCGGTGCCCGACGGCACCCGGCGCCGCAGCGTCGAGGTGCAGCTCACCGCCAACGAGGTGCACATCCTGGAGGATGGCCGCCTCATCGCCGCCCATCCCGTCCAGGAAGGCCGGGGCAAGCGCCGCATCGCCGAGGGCCACCGCACCCTGCCGCCCCCGTCCAACAGCACCACACCGCGCCAGGGGGTGGCGCCTCCACCATCCACGTCCGACGTCGTGACGCCGCGCTCGCTGGCCATCTACGACGCCATCGCCCGGCGCCTCGCCGACGGGGAGGTGGCGCGATGA
- a CDS encoding phytanoyl-CoA dioxygenase family protein: protein MTDIAWGIDTDLSAYERDGFLILRNVLPRDLVSRVVGELTALCALTGVDEGDLGLSCSRLDRENQEALYRLYLAAPRLPAFAALSAHLAGVAARISGADLPVLSIDTIALFSPPRDSRLAYNWHQENSYMPGLPGDVMTFWCPLLDPATVDNGAMSVLAASHRLGRLPYRKISRPRGYTDLLPHDAEAIAASHREHVCIADPGDAVVFQGNMLHRSNHNATNRTRVTGIFRYIAACDLPANLKFSADMY, encoded by the coding sequence ATGACCGATATTGCCTGGGGGATCGATACGGACCTGTCCGCCTATGAGCGGGATGGCTTTCTGATCCTGCGCAATGTCCTTCCGCGGGACCTCGTCTCCCGGGTGGTGGGCGAACTGACCGCTCTGTGCGCGTTGACCGGCGTGGACGAGGGTGACCTGGGGCTGTCCTGCAGCCGGCTCGACCGCGAGAACCAGGAGGCGTTGTACCGTCTCTATCTTGCAGCACCCCGGCTTCCCGCCTTTGCGGCCTTGTCGGCTCATCTGGCCGGCGTGGCGGCGCGCATTTCCGGTGCCGATCTGCCGGTACTGAGCATCGACACCATCGCATTGTTCAGCCCGCCGCGTGACAGCCGGCTCGCCTACAACTGGCACCAGGAGAACTCCTACATGCCGGGGCTGCCCGGCGACGTCATGACCTTCTGGTGCCCGCTCCTCGATCCCGCGACGGTGGACAACGGCGCAATGAGCGTCCTGGCCGCCTCCCACCGGCTGGGCCGCCTGCCGTACAGGAAGATCAGCCGGCCGCGCGGCTATACCGATCTGCTGCCTCACGATGCCGAGGCCATTGCAGCCAGCCATCGGGAACATGTCTGCATCGCCGATCCCGGTGACGCCGTGGTGTTCCAGGGCAACATGCTGCACCGGTCGAACCACAACGCCACCAACCGGACGAGGGTGACCGGCATCTTCCGCTACATCGCAGCCTGCGACCTGCCGGCCAACCTGAAATTCTCGGCCGACATGTACTGA
- a CDS encoding TylF/MycF/NovP-related O-methyltransferase codes for MQIIDGIQKFTDKFEGENFEYRRKRRALAEELQKPDFWDPIDNFGLLAGEQTIARAMAMFELVKLSAGTPGHIAEFGVWNGNNLLLVAKLLRLLQPNTYKHLYGFDSFVGLTDVTEKDTRDPSAASHGQYQGMYKGDRARLERMISFFGYEEWVHLVVGDARETIPAFADRHPNVMLSMAILDFDLYEPTKAALGFVHDRILPGGLVVFDEAMSQAWAGEGTAAVEFLREYGHLYETGHIPFSRMPTMYLRRK; via the coding sequence ATGCAGATCATCGACGGCATCCAGAAGTTTACCGACAAATTCGAAGGCGAGAACTTCGAGTACCGGCGCAAGCGTCGCGCCTTGGCGGAGGAGTTGCAGAAGCCCGATTTCTGGGATCCGATTGACAATTTCGGCCTACTGGCGGGCGAGCAGACGATCGCGCGGGCCATGGCGATGTTCGAACTGGTGAAGCTCAGCGCCGGCACCCCGGGACACATCGCCGAGTTCGGCGTGTGGAACGGCAACAACCTGCTGCTGGTCGCCAAGCTCCTGCGGCTTCTGCAGCCGAACACCTACAAGCACCTCTACGGTTTTGACAGCTTCGTCGGTCTGACCGACGTGACCGAGAAGGATACCCGCGATCCGTCCGCGGCATCGCACGGCCAATATCAGGGCATGTACAAGGGCGACCGTGCCCGGCTGGAGCGGATGATCTCCTTCTTCGGCTATGAGGAGTGGGTGCATCTGGTCGTCGGGGACGCGCGCGAAACCATTCCGGCCTTCGCGGACAGGCATCCCAACGTGATGCTGAGCATGGCGATCCTGGACTTCGACCTGTACGAGCCGACCAAGGCCGCGCTCGGCTTCGTGCATGACCGGATCCTGCCGGGCGGACTCGTGGTCTTCGACGAAGCGATGAGCCAGGCCTGGGCCGGCGAGGGCACCGCCGCCGTCGAGTTCCTGCGCGAGTACGGGCATCTCTACGAGACCGGGCACATTCCGTTCAGCCGCATGCCCACCATGTATCTGCGCCGCAAGTGA
- a CDS encoding HAD hydrolase family protein: protein MNLAASGSPSVIALVPVPETTSGMPDDPLRPLAAGLALPAHAIRQALAAGCDDAIVVTDDPGVAALARAHGAKSVRWPGDRSLAPIVPDAVAVLLDPVTPLRRPDEIRAAVALLHASDADAVVGAVRRRLPGWLGGTGSGLLEETGALAVLRDLRAVRPDGRPAGRCIPFEMAAPSALRADTAEGRAAVEALITRPPYALPAVLPQRPALIVFDFDGVMTDNRVTVGEDGSEMVRCSRGDGLGIDRLRKAGVPMLVLSTERNPVVAARCRKLRMECHQGVDDKGTYLAALLAGRKIDPADVAYVGNDVNDLDCLRLVGLPVVVADAHPDVLPYARLVLPRPGGDGAVRALADHLLREMAVS from the coding sequence GTGAACCTCGCGGCAAGCGGATCGCCTTCCGTCATCGCACTCGTCCCCGTGCCGGAGACCACGTCTGGCATGCCGGACGATCCGCTGCGCCCGCTTGCTGCAGGCCTGGCACTTCCGGCCCATGCCATCCGGCAGGCCCTGGCGGCCGGCTGCGATGACGCCATCGTGGTTACGGACGATCCGGGTGTCGCGGCGCTTGCCCGCGCCCATGGAGCCAAATCCGTCCGCTGGCCCGGCGACAGGTCCCTGGCCCCGATCGTGCCGGATGCCGTTGCCGTCCTGCTCGATCCCGTGACGCCGCTGCGCCGGCCGGACGAAATCCGCGCCGCGGTGGCGCTGCTCCACGCTTCCGATGCCGATGCGGTCGTCGGCGCCGTGCGGCGCCGGCTTCCGGGCTGGTTGGGTGGCACGGGCTCCGGCCTGCTCGAGGAGACCGGGGCCCTGGCGGTGCTCCGCGACCTGCGGGCCGTCCGTCCGGACGGCCGCCCGGCGGGTCGCTGCATTCCCTTTGAAATGGCGGCCCCCAGTGCGCTGCGGGCCGACACCGCCGAAGGCCGGGCGGCGGTGGAGGCCCTGATCACCCGCCCGCCCTATGCCCTGCCGGCCGTTTTGCCGCAGCGGCCGGCTCTGATCGTCTTCGACTTCGACGGGGTGATGACGGACAATCGCGTCACGGTCGGCGAGGATGGGAGCGAAATGGTACGTTGCAGCCGTGGCGATGGCCTGGGGATCGACCGGCTGCGCAAGGCAGGCGTACCGATGCTGGTTCTGTCGACCGAACGGAATCCAGTGGTGGCGGCCCGCTGCCGCAAGCTGCGGATGGAATGCCACCAGGGGGTGGACGACAAGGGAACCTACCTGGCCGCGCTGCTTGCCGGGCGGAAGATCGATCCGGCGGATGTGGCCTATGTCGGCAACGACGTGAACGACCTGGATTGTCTGCGCCTGGTCGGTCTGCCGGTGGTGGTTGCCGATGCCCATCCCGATGTCCTGCCCTATGCGCGGCTGGTTCTGCCGCGTCCGGGCGGCGACGGGGCGGTGCGTGCGTTGGCCGACCATCTCCTTCGGGAAATGGCCGTGTCCTGA